From Haloplasma contractile SSD-17B:
TCTACTATGTTTACTTATATTTATTACCATTGGGGTATTAGAAACAAATATGTCTTTAATGGGGAACTATTTAAAAGATTTTGGCGGTTCAGACTTTCAAATTGCACTTGCAATTTTTCTTTCCGCTTCAATTGAGTTACCAGTACTTACTTATTCGAAACGGCTCTATCAGTATATTTCTTTTAAAAAAATTGTGGTTATTATAACCATTTTAAATATTGCAAAGTATCTAATTCTTTACTTTTTTGATAGTGTTGCACTTGTTTTAATATTGGCTCCTGTTCATGGAATCACTTACGGATTGATCTATCCTCTGTTTATCTATATGGTAGAAGCAATGGTACCTAAAAAAATCCTATCAACATCACTATCTCTTTTAAATGCATTTGTTGCACTCGGGACTACTGTATTTGTGTATACCTCTGGTGTTTTAGAAGAGTTCACAAAAAATATTAATACGATTTTTATACTGTTTATTATTTTATATGTATTTAATTTTATATTACTCCTTGCTTTTAGACAAAATAATAAAGAGATTCAAAAAGCCACTTAATTCATTAATCATCATTTAAATTATAAATATAAATATGAGTTAGAACATATTCATATTACTAACGGATCACTAATAAGCGAAAGAAATATGGAGTTGATTAAAATGAAAACGAACTATCATACTCATGTTTACCGTTGTGGCCATGCAACAGGTGACGTAAAAGATTACGTAGAAAAAGCAATAGAAGAAGAATATAAAGAGATTGGAATTTCTGATCATGCACCAATGCCTAAATACTTAACAGATCGGATGAAAATGTATGAATTAGAAGATTATATCGATGATATTCATTATTGTAGAGAACATTATAGTAATCAAATTAAAATTTATTCTGGTCTTGAAATTGAGTATTTTGACGACTTGCACGATTATTATGAAAAATTAGTAGACAAGTTTGATTATTTAATCTTAGCCATTCATCAATTTAAACTAGATCATAAACTTATTAACACCTATAAAATGAAAACAGAGGCTGAAGTAGAACAGTATTTTAAAACGTTAATAAAAGGAATTGAAACTGACTATTTTAAATTTGTCGCTCATCCTGATTTATTTGCTTATCGATTAAATTGGACACCTAAAATGGAAACGTTAACTCACGAATTAGCCTCTGTTTTAGAAGAAAAAAATATTATTATAGAGTTCAATGCAAATGGAATTAGAAGAGGAAACAGAACAATCGAAGGAGAAAAACGGATTGCTTACCCCTATAAACCATTCTGGGATGTTATTAAAAAATACGATATAGATATCCTTATAAACTCTGATTGTCATGACCCATTATTCTTAAATGACGAGTATGATCATAAAGCAAAAGAATTAGCTGAAAAATGGGGATTACAAATAATTCATTTCTTATTTGAAAAATGATGTAGAATATTGTAAAATAATGGTATGGTATTTAAAATGTAGGGGGTGTAG
This genomic window contains:
- a CDS encoding histidinol-phosphatase — protein: MKTNYHTHVYRCGHATGDVKDYVEKAIEEEYKEIGISDHAPMPKYLTDRMKMYELEDYIDDIHYCREHYSNQIKIYSGLEIEYFDDLHDYYEKLVDKFDYLILAIHQFKLDHKLINTYKMKTEAEVEQYFKTLIKGIETDYFKFVAHPDLFAYRLNWTPKMETLTHELASVLEEKNIIIEFNANGIRRGNRTIEGEKRIAYPYKPFWDVIKKYDIDILINSDCHDPLFLNDEYDHKAKELAEKWGLQIIHFLFEK